The sequence TACATAAATGAATGGGGGCTTTGTTTTTGGGCAATTACGTTCAGAGCAAAACTAGGTCTATGACTGAAATTGCCACTAAAACTGCATCTCATTCTCGGTGGGTAGCTTTATGTGAAACTAATGTCcatggcaaaataaaatgaaggctttcaaaaaaaaaatttaaggaCTTGACCAAGTTGTCCAATTAAAAGACTAAgaaatctaattaaaatttgtttagatgtggaaatgtttttgttgtgtggTCATGTCTCTAAGGAGAAGATGGACTGAAATGAATACCACCAATTGGTTGTCtatcttttatttcatttaataaactaaacattacAGTATTTATAATTTCCCTATATATATAGCCTAGCCTAAAATTGGTCCAACTTTTGTGTTTCTTAAGATTTCAAGATCCTGACAGCAACTCATTTTAGCATCATAAACTCAAAACGACTCCACTTAGCATCACTCTTTGTTAACCTGCGAACATGTTAGCTCTTCCTGAAGGAGGAGAGGCAGCGTGCAAAGGAGGCAGAGAGCGCGCGCGATGTGAAACTTTATAACCCCAGGCTTCAGCTAATGCAATTGACCTGCTATTCTGGGGTTGAGGAGGCCCAGCTACTGAGATAAACAACATAATGAAAAGAACAAGCTGTTCTTGAGTAAGACGGATCAGGCTCCCATAATGAACACAACATGTATAATGTATACTTATTTGTCATGTGTGTTCATAACACTCCTCTGGTTGTTTTATGATCATTCAGCACAGTGTCAGTTCTGTCTCGTTATTAGGAGGTACATGTCAAACACTTTTGCAAATGATAGATGACATTTGACCTGAAATGGATCgtatttttgtttctgggaAGATTCAGGTTGTTCCAAGTGCAGCTAATGCAAGGTGGTGGAGAACTTGTTTGAATTAAAGATCAACATGGCTGTCCAAGGCAAATATTGATTCGGTATAATCTGCCAACTTCATTTGATATGGCTGAATGGACCTACTGACGAATACTGAAGGCAGcccttaaaagaaaatgtcatattCATCTacaactcagtgtttcagtgtaAACCTGGTCTATTTATTTAGTGACATGTTcagcaaaatatgtttatatttatctgTGCTTCAAACACTTTCAAGATACTTTAGTTGGAGCATgagaacaaataattttttttttttttcaaatagatttaatatttaacattgttTAATGAATGTAAGTATTTGTGTTCAAAATGTtcaggaattttaaaaagtggaaaaaaatccaacaaatatGAGCATTGGAAAgttttcttaataaaatctCAGTTTATTACACAATAacctgtattttttattgtttctcttcagCTCAAATAGAAGTCATTCCCTGTAAAATCTGTGGGGATAAATCATCAGGAATCCACTATGGTGTTATCACCTGTGAAGGCTGCAAGGTGAGTTTATAAGAAATTTCATTAGGAATATTGCTgtaaagaacagaagaaaaaaaacaaaacctctacTTAGTCATTGCAACATTTAATTGGtaccttattttgtttttgccattgCTATTTTGCAGGGTTTCTTTCGACGCAGCCAGCAAAACAATGCTATGTACTCCTGCTCAAGACAAAGGAACTGCTTGATTGACCGGACCAACCGTAACCGTTGTCAACACTGCAGGCTGCAGAAGTGTCTCGCTCTTGGCATGAGCCGTGACGGTGAGTTCACTCCCTCAATTCATATTTAATTAACTCAGAGTTTCCACTGGTACCAATTTGCATGCTCCCCTTTTATGGACTACTGTTTGAGTttagaggttttatttctgcttttcgGCTGCAGCAGTGAAGTTTGGTCGCATGTCCAAAAAGCAGCGTGACAGCCTGTACGCAGAGGTCCAGAAGCACCAGCAGTCACAGGAGTGCTCTGGAGTCTGTTCCCGGGAGGAGAATGGAGACCCAGCAGAGCACGGCCACACCTACAGAAGAGGCTCCAGCGCCACGCTCAGCGACCTGGATGACATCACAACCTTGCCGGAGGGCCTGCTTTTTGACCTGCCCCTCACCCCAGAGGATGCAGGTGGAGATTACTGCAGCCTGGAAATGCTGGGAGGAAGCGCAGGGAGCAGCTCGTCCTCTCAGAGCTCTCCAGAGCAGACCAGCGTGGACTTTGTTGACGGCAACCACAGCATCAAACACGAGTACCAGCTGTTGCATGATTCTGGACTCTTCTCTCATGCCATCCTCAACCCTCTGCCAGAGGGCTGCTCCCTGCTGGAAATAGGTCAGTTGTAACCCCATTTGTGCTGCTTAACTGTGAATACATCCTTAAAAGTAAGACTGTATACTAGAAAATCTTGCAGTGGcgataatattggtaaatattgcaaTGACAACATTAGGTGTGATATATGCCCACTTTCTTCTTTCCTAACTATATCAGCTCTTAAACAATAACAAAGCAACTGTTTTGTATTGAAAAGGTTATGAATCTTAAAGAGATCTGTGCGGATGAGTAAATAAATGCTATTTTCTTCCATTCAGAGCATATAATCCAGAGTGTAGTGAAGTCCCATGTTGAGACAAGCCAGTACAGCACAGAGGAGCTGAAGAGGATGGCATGGAACATCTATAATCCAGAAGAGACTCGTTCGTTCCAGACCAAAGTAAGTGTGAAACTCACGATTGTTGATCATTGTCTACAAACAGATTGAAATAGAACTCGTATTGCGCTACATGGAATAAAAGAGTGAAGTTTGGAgaaccaaaacataaaataaagagataTCTGCATTTGGGAAGATATGATTGTCAGGTCTGAGTCATTGGTTGTCCTTAACTTcaggttctttttttgtttctaacaaTAGACATAAATCAAGTGCTCACCGACTCAGTAACAATTATAATTCAAATGATATGACGTCTCCTGACCGTGTGTCAATTAGTTGCTTTGAATTAGTTATGTTTTGTTGAGGATAGTCAATTGAACATAAGCTAGATTCAAAAGAAATCAATGAAACACAACCTGTTCTTCAAGAGCTGCTGTCCTTAAAGAAACTCTCTGCATgcctcttttttcccctctttcagTCAGCTGAAGTGATGTGGCAACAGTGCACGGTTCACGTCACCAACGCAATTCAGTATGTGGTGGAGTTTGCCAAGCGCATCTCTGGCTTCATGGACCTCTGTCAGAATGATCAGATTATTCTACTTAAAGCAGGTCAGTGCATGACGCAAGTTAACATCACTACAGGCTAAAATCACACTCTATCCTTTAGTTGCGACAACAATAGTTGTTGACACTCTAGTCTAAGAGAGGTGGACCTCTACACAGAGTAAGAGCTGCACATGCTTACGAAGCTGCATAGTTTCTAATTCTCCAAAGAACACCCAGCTTTGTTTTCATCACAATTTCTTTAGTAATTATGCATAACTAGGCATGGGCTGGTAATGAGATTTCCAGGCTTTGAAAATATAtgtgatagaatattcaatattgAATATATAGGATATTCACTCTctcattctgggagatgtaatAAGAGGAAAGGTTTTAGTTCCTCAACTTCTCATGGTGACATAAGCAAAGCGGGTGGCgccaactaactcactcactctttggttacctagcaacaacttattgagtaaaagctgcagtttcagattttgccaCTGGGTCTCATAACTGCAAAAAAATTAGCTTGTTATTCAAAGTCATGAAAACTTTGCATAGGCTGACATGACTGATATGAAAGGCTTATATTGTGATAAGTGTTTCAGCCATATTATCCAGCTGTAATATGATCAgacttcttttatttaaaatggctAAGATTTTTGTCCTACTGCTTCCTAACAtaatcatgtttattattattctataattatttcatttttaatgtttgtttatttactgttattttgAATATAATACATAAACTGCAATATGTGGTAgtatatttcagattttgatttgacATACAGGAATACCAAGCTGAAGTAATAGACAAGTTGTTGGGCCATTTGGCTGCTCTCCATACATGCCTCTCTTAGTACACTGGTTGCAGTTATAAATAGCACCACCTTTGTAAAAGAATGCTTCTGAAAGTAACATTGTCCATGGGAACCTTTTGTAGGTAGTACATTTTCATTGGGTGGAGTTTTGTAGCTGGaagcaaaatgattttttaaattatgttactttaaaatgctttgcaaCTTTAAAGGTAATGTGTTTTAAATCGCTAAAGTATGGTTACAGTTGCCAGTAGAAAAGAGAGTGGGTAAATCCTTCATTCATATAGATATTTTAATACTATTTATGTTCTTgggcacaaataaaaataaccactAAAACTATTTTGGATGCACTGCTGCTTATAATTATGGATCGTGTTCCTCTGTAACACATCACTTGGGCTATTTTTTTACTGATGGTGATGTTACAAAGTTCCTGTGACTTTCAAGTAATGCTAGTttcaaaatattcattaaaCAACATAAGTTTCTTCCTTGAAAGCTGGGTTTCAGAGTTGTCTTGCTTAAAGTGATACAACACAGAAGTCTCTTACATTTACACCAAATACATTAGCAGACTCCACATACATAATTTTTAGTATGTAGTTGCTGTGACAAATTCATTGGTTCTagttttattgttataaatttaaactattttcattttactgagCAAGTCCTTGAACAACGCTGCTGCAGTGGGAGCCATTAACCGCTCAGCGTCCGGCCCTGTTTGGCCTTCACAGTGGAAACAGTCACTAAAATACAGTCAGGATAAATAAGAGTTccaggaaaaaatgtttcaggtttCATAATGGAAATGTGCCTTAGGAGAAATCCTTTAACTTTCACACCGTAATGGCTTGTGTTTGTTATGACCAAGCATACTTCCAACGGctgaatttgtctttctttttccatgAGGAAAGTAGCATAGTTGTATTTCAACCAGCTGACTGGCAGGAAGCAGCAATAAATAGGGAAGTTGCAGCACTTCATTACTTTATGCTCCTTACATCCAGAGAAAAAAAGTAGGTCACACCAGCACTTActgtaatatttctttaaaaggaCTAGAAGCCAGCAAAACAACACAGGGAAATATTTTAGCGattttaaatctgtaatttttataCTTGGATTTCAGTACCGGTAACCTACCCTCACTTAATTACACTGTTAACAATTTGAGCACATAAATCACACAGTGAAGTCTGTCTTTATGTTTTGAACTTTACTCTTTGAAGCATAAGACTTCCTTTATTGCTTTATATTCAAATCTATTGTTAAACATCCATTAAGTGTGTCACGCCTCAAGAAGAAATTGGAATGTGGACTGACGAGAGCTTTTAAATTAAGTTGTATTTTAGTGTCTGCTACCTACGAACTTGTCTTTAAGCCAGCTTTGATTTGAAACTCAGACCCAAAAACCAATTTACGCTTCACTTTAAGTGCATTTCACAATTGGATGTTACCGTAAAACTTGCCCAAAgcagcaggaaatgtttttataactgaaaaaaggaaattaaggtGTGGATAAACAAATAGAAACTTGTACCACTACAAAATGACACTCCCAGAAAACACTGAGAACTACTCAGCCATATAAGTACGCAAgtttaaatctaaatgaaatTAAGAAGAGCATAGTAtccagaacaacaaacaaaatacatactTTGGTGTGATTGGTTTGGCCAGATGGTAAAGTTCAGATGCCAATATTTTAGTATTACGTTTAGAGTGCAGATTGCATAATGGTGCTCTCAGTTTGAACATGGAGGTCAGATTAATGACTTGAACAGTCTAGATTTAGAGTGAATTAGGAAACCAATAGTTATCAACTGAGAGTGAACTGCTTAAAcccttttaaaagaaactcacTTTAATAATTACAAACCATTACTTTAATGATAGTGTTATATAATTAATTGCCATCACTAAACACAGAACAAAACTAAGTTGAAAGCTTTGCGTGGGATCCAGAGCCTGGTAAAGTCTTGTACTAAACAGTTGCATCCTGTTGtagttatttttgcattattgttTGTCTTATTATCTTTAATTGCGCTGTAGTTCTTAACCTTCAAGTGGCCTTGTagatttaacacaaaaaaatcacatgttgGGTGAGCTTCTGAATGTTTTGAGGACCATTCCCCCGGTGAATTTTAATGAGACATGAAGCCCTGACTCCAAGCGTTGAGGGAGCATTTTCTAAGCCCTAGAAATGCCCTGGGACATACTTCCTCACGCAGCTTTTGCTCAATATAGCATCTGTTAGATCTGCCATATATGTTTATCAGGCTCTTATCATGAAAAGGGTTTTAGTTTCTATGATCATGCCTAGAAAACAAAAGatcaacattgttttaaaaacgaTATGTGTTCAaagtcagagttttttttttttgagatctcagaaatgttttttttttctttatctttctttCAACAGGGTGCATGGATGTCCTTCTGATTCGTATGTGCCGAGCCTACAACCCCATCAATAATACACTGCTTTTTGATGGAAAGTTTGCGAGTGCTCAGCTTTTTAAAGCTCTTGGTGAGTCAGCGTAATggctttcttcctctttccctGTCTTTCTATCACATAAACATTATGAAAGGATGGGCAGGTGATTTGaggtcattttttttatctttttaactGTCATCACAATTATagtcaaacattgtttttcttctcttccctCTTTAGGCTGCGATGACCTTGTGAATGCTGTGTTTGACTTAGCAAAAACTATGAGTCGTATACAGATGTCAGAGGAAGAGATGGCTCTGTTCAGTGCTGCGGTCCTTCTGTCTCCAGGTTAGATTACTGCACCTTACTTTACAACTTTCCTGTATATGCTAAACCAGTGTAACTAGTAACTGGCTAGTTGATTCATGCAGTCAGGATTACTGGCTGTAGGTGTGTAGTGTATTTTATGCAACATTAGGTTTACCAGCATTGTTATATACTGAGTCAAATAATGCATAAACTGGCCTACAAAATCCCAGATTACTATGGTGCAGTTGAACTCATCATTCCTTGTTGTTTTCTACTGAGGTCCGTGTCTGATTGACGTAGATGGTGTCAGTTCTTTATCACACAAGCATTCTTAAAGCTGACGTGAGAACTTTCTTGTGTGCGTTTATTGTGTTATATTTGTTCAGCTATTTAGCTTTTCTTGTGAAATCGAGAAAGTTTTCATAAAGAAGTAAGATATTTAAACTCATATTATCAGGCGATACatggttttatgtatttttttgtgcacAAGAACACACTTTAGTTTGTGCATGCAACGGAGTTAGGCATCATTTATCATGTAAATCAAGGCTTTCAAATTACTTCATAAATAGGGAAGTATTTATTATGTTGGTGTTGTTGGaacaaaggtgtttttatttacacccACTCTTACCAATTGGCTTGGCTAAATAAGGAAAATGATTGCAGTTAAGCATAAAAACTATCATTGCAGCACCAAGTATAAGTCTGAAAACATAGCATTTCATGTGGGACATCTCTATCCAAGTTTcggttttacattttcattttaaaaattgttaaatatcagttataagaaaataaattcatgttcCTTTCACTCTTGTTCACTCTTAACAACTAATTATAAACTGTGTTCACaaagtttaaaactgaattgGTACATGTTCATATTTTCCCAGCTCATTTCACAGTCCCATTAGGAACTAGTTGGCATTCATTACctttttagtttataaaacaaCGTTCGAATGAACCTGTTATATCACTGTGTTGCATTTGTAATTTGCCTTTTGCCAGCTTATTTACATCAGTGTAATTGCGTCTTGTCATCTTTGCTCATATAAACCATATTTAGATATGGGAAAGTTTCCagtaaagctgtttttatttatgcagcttCCTAGtttatttgtcataaaaaaaactgactctGAAGTTTGTCTCTGAACACTGGCCCTTTAAGGCTATGTTTTAAATTCTGACCAGTATATGCCGatactgtttttttctcagctgtcCAAATTGTCACTGAAATAATTACAACTGACATAGTCAAAAGGCAAGTAGATGCAGCTTCATTTCTCTGCCCACCTTTGTTGTAAATGCTAACCCATACTGCACTAAATCAGGCTCAGTAAAGTAACAACAGAACCCGGTGCAGAAACAGTTTGGCCTAATCCAGTTGTTTTGATTGATAGGGTAAGAGCCTCAAGTTTATATTGTTACATTTAAAGAGAGAAATACATTATCAATTTCTTTCCACAAAGACTGGCAGCCCTAAGTTTTCGTACCGACTGAAACTTCAATCAttcacacatttaaacacagtgaGCAGTCACCAAACTCTTATCTATGAGTGCACCTCTTTCCTGCACAAAGTAGCCAGTGTTTGGCCCACCATAAAATGTCAACTTATTCCATTGTGTACCTGTCAAGTAGAGGTTTGTGTAATGCCACCAACTGCACTCAATTCCAGATCAccttgtaaaaagaaaacacagaatagTACAGTTTTAAGTTCTACCTAAGTATTGGTTATCTCAGTAACAGTGCTTATTTGAACATAGATTCTGGATATatgtatttgaaaaatatatgtcTTTGCAAACAAGATAATAAGAAATCtatgttcttctttttcagaCCGACCTTGGCTGACAGATGTTCAGAAGATCCATAAACTGCAGGAGAAAGTTTATGTGGGTCTGCAGAGCTGTCTGCAAAAAGAGGGGGCATCAGAGGAGAAGCTAGCAAAGGTACAGACTCTTTCTGCTGTATTGCTCAAGATTTGTAtgtgtatgattttttttttattattattatttcatctaACTTGTATTTCATTCCTGTACTTCCCTCCTAGATGGTGTCTAAGCTTCCCATGATGAGGTCCATTTGCAACCTCCACATAGATAAGCTGGAGTTTTTCCGTCTAGTTCACCCTGAGACGGCATACGCCTTCCCTCCTTTGTACAGGGAGGTTTTTGGGAGCGAAATGACCTTCCCGGACTCTACCGAGGGCTAGTTTCGCCTCTCAGCTAAATGGTGTGATTAAACCTAGTGACACTGA comes from Gambusia affinis linkage group LG10, SWU_Gaff_1.0, whole genome shotgun sequence and encodes:
- the rorca gene encoding RAR-related orphan receptor C a isoform X1, with protein sequence MRAQIEVIPCKICGDKSSGIHYGVITCEGCKGFFRRSQQNNAMYSCSRQRNCLIDRTNRNRCQHCRLQKCLALGMSRDAVKFGRMSKKQRDSLYAEVQKHQQSQECSGVCSREENGDPAEHGHTYRRGSSATLSDLDDITTLPEGLLFDLPLTPEDAGGDYCSLEMLGGSAGSSSSSQSSPEQTSVDFVDGNHSIKHEYQLLHDSGLFSHAILNPLPEGCSLLEIEHIIQSVVKSHVETSQYSTEELKRMAWNIYNPEETRSFQTKSAEVMWQQCTVHVTNAIQYVVEFAKRISGFMDLCQNDQIILLKAGCMDVLLIRMCRAYNPINNTLLFDGKFASAQLFKALGCDDLVNAVFDLAKTMSRIQMSEEEMALFSAAVLLSPDRPWLTDVQKIHKLQEKVYVGLQSCLQKEGASEEKLAKMVSKLPMMRSICNLHIDKLEFFRLVHPETAYAFPPLYREVFGSEMTFPDSTEG
- the rorca gene encoding RAR-related orphan receptor C a isoform X2, giving the protein MYSCSRQRNCLIDRTNRNRCQHCRLQKCLALGMSRDAVKFGRMSKKQRDSLYAEVQKHQQSQECSGVCSREENGDPAEHGHTYRRGSSATLSDLDDITTLPEGLLFDLPLTPEDAGGDYCSLEMLGGSAGSSSSSQSSPEQTSVDFVDGNHSIKHEYQLLHDSGLFSHAILNPLPEGCSLLEIEHIIQSVVKSHVETSQYSTEELKRMAWNIYNPEETRSFQTKSAEVMWQQCTVHVTNAIQYVVEFAKRISGFMDLCQNDQIILLKAGCMDVLLIRMCRAYNPINNTLLFDGKFASAQLFKALGCDDLVNAVFDLAKTMSRIQMSEEEMALFSAAVLLSPDRPWLTDVQKIHKLQEKVYVGLQSCLQKEGASEEKLAKMVSKLPMMRSICNLHIDKLEFFRLVHPETAYAFPPLYREVFGSEMTFPDSTEG